A section of the Quatrionicoccus australiensis genome encodes:
- a CDS encoding DUF4124 domain-containing protein — translation MKSPLIFALCVMSTVAAVSAQAQTYQWKDKNGRTVISDTPPPASARSTQIGEAVPPVTTPIPDTSKSATPPQTSADKDLDFKKRQKEAKEKADKDAKDQAAAAEKREVCDRARRNLAALESGQTLATPDESGQRQVLDNSLREQEIERARKIMAETCNK, via the coding sequence ATGAAATCTCCGCTCATTTTTGCCCTTTGCGTCATGTCGACCGTTGCCGCCGTTTCTGCCCAGGCCCAGACCTATCAGTGGAAGGACAAGAACGGGCGCACCGTGATCTCCGATACGCCGCCACCAGCCTCAGCCAGATCAACACAAATCGGCGAAGCTGTACCGCCAGTTACTACGCCTATACCAGACACCAGCAAATCAGCCACCCCTCCCCAAACCTCGGCAGACAAGGATCTTGACTTCAAGAAGCGACAAAAGGAAGCCAAGGAGAAAGCCGACAAGGATGCCAAGGACCAGGCCGCCGCGGCAGAAAAGCGCGAGGTCTGTGATCGTGCCCGGCGCAATCTCGCCGCCCTTGAGTCAGGCCAGACCCTGGCCACGCCGGACGAGAGCGGTCAGCGCCAAGTCCTCGACAACAGTCTGCGCGAACAGGAAATCGAACGGGCAAGAAAAATTATGGCAGAAACCTGCAACAAGTAA
- a CDS encoding RnfH family protein, with product MAEMINVEVCYALADKQALVGVKLPQGATLLQALEASGLLVKHPEIDLKKNKFGVFAKLSKLDSILRDRDRVEIYRPLIADPKEVRKQRAAEGKIMKKGAGDADAPEA from the coding sequence ATGGCTGAAATGATCAATGTCGAGGTGTGCTATGCACTTGCCGACAAACAGGCGCTGGTCGGCGTCAAGTTGCCGCAAGGCGCCACCCTGCTGCAGGCGCTGGAAGCCTCCGGTCTGCTCGTCAAGCATCCGGAAATCGATCTCAAGAAAAACAAGTTCGGTGTCTTCGCCAAGCTTTCCAAGCTCGACAGTATCTTGCGCGATCGTGATCGTGTCGAAATCTACCGGCCGCTGATTGCCGACCCGAAAGAAGTGCGCAAGCAGCGCGCCGCCGAAGGCAAGATCATGAAAAAAGGCGCCGGTGATGCCGACGCCCCTGAAGCCTGA
- a CDS encoding type II toxin-antitoxin system RatA family toxin, with protein MALVEKTVLIEQSATRMFELVDRCEDYPAFLPWCSQTEVKFRDAQKTVATLHINYHSVKSCFTTENDKEFPAVMKIRLVDGPFRRLEGSWHFRALAENACKIEFQLHYEFSSKLFEKVIGPVFSHIANTFVDAFVRRATQVYGASHG; from the coding sequence ATGGCTCTGGTCGAAAAAACAGTACTGATTGAACAATCCGCGACCCGCATGTTCGAGTTGGTGGATCGTTGCGAGGATTATCCGGCCTTTTTGCCCTGGTGCAGCCAGACCGAAGTCAAGTTTCGTGATGCGCAGAAAACGGTGGCGACCCTGCATATCAATTACCACTCGGTCAAATCCTGCTTCACGACGGAAAACGACAAGGAGTTCCCTGCGGTGATGAAGATCCGGCTGGTTGATGGTCCGTTTCGCCGGCTGGAGGGTTCATGGCATTTCAGGGCCTTGGCCGAGAACGCCTGCAAGATCGAGTTCCAGTTGCATTACGAGTTTTCCAGCAAGCTTTTTGAAAAGGTGATCGGGCCGGTGTTCAGCCATATCGCCAATACTTTCGTGGATGCCTTCGTGCGTCGCGCTACCCAGGTTTATGGAGCCAGCCATGGCTGA
- the smpB gene encoding SsrA-binding protein SmpB has product MSITVNKKAFHEYFVEEKHEAGIALEGWEVKAIRAGRMNIKESYVIIKNGEIFLIGMHITPLPSASTHVHPDPTRTRKLLLHRTEIAKLIGKVERAGYTLIPLDLHYSKDRIKLEVGLAKGKKQHDKRQDEAEKDSKREAQRAMKERLH; this is encoded by the coding sequence ATGAGCATCACGGTCAACAAAAAAGCCTTCCACGAGTATTTCGTCGAAGAGAAGCACGAAGCCGGCATTGCCCTCGAGGGATGGGAGGTCAAGGCGATTCGTGCCGGCCGGATGAACATCAAGGAATCCTACGTCATCATCAAGAATGGCGAGATCTTCCTGATCGGCATGCACATCACGCCGCTACCCAGCGCCTCGACCCACGTCCACCCCGATCCGACCCGCACGCGCAAACTGCTGCTGCACCGTACCGAGATCGCCAAGCTGATCGGCAAGGTGGAACGTGCCGGCTACACGTTGATCCCGCTCGACCTGCACTACAGCAAGGATCGCATCAAGCTCGAGGTCGGCCTGGCCAAGGGCAAGAAACAGCACGACAAGCGCCAGGACGAAGCAGAAAAGGATTCCAAGCGCGAAGCCCAGCGCGCGATGAAGGAACGCCTGCACTAA
- a CDS encoding trimeric intracellular cation channel family protein: MDALLYWVGLAAVAVNALTGVLDAGRKQMDLVGALLVGVATALGGGTIRDLLLDRNVFWVADQTYLIAALGTGFATFFLARRLPLHPRFFLIPDAIGLALFTVVGTQVALQWHTPWLVASLMGVTTGVVGGVLRDILCNDVPLVFLKGELYASAAWIGALTLIGLQALDIHAVNASWIAMAVVLALRLAAMRYHLTLPAFRQKLENAD, translated from the coding sequence ATGGACGCCCTGCTCTACTGGGTCGGCCTGGCCGCCGTGGCAGTCAATGCCCTGACCGGCGTCCTCGACGCAGGCCGCAAGCAGATGGACCTGGTCGGCGCCCTGCTGGTCGGTGTTGCCACGGCACTCGGCGGCGGCACCATTCGCGACCTGCTGCTCGACCGCAACGTATTCTGGGTGGCCGACCAGACCTACCTGATTGCCGCACTCGGCACCGGTTTTGCCACCTTTTTCCTGGCCCGGCGCCTGCCGCTGCATCCGCGCTTTTTCCTGATTCCCGATGCAATCGGCCTCGCCTTGTTCACCGTCGTCGGCACGCAAGTCGCGCTGCAGTGGCACACGCCCTGGCTGGTCGCCAGCCTGATGGGCGTCACGACCGGCGTGGTCGGCGGCGTCTTGCGCGACATCCTGTGCAACGACGTGCCTCTGGTTTTTCTCAAGGGCGAGCTCTATGCCAGCGCGGCCTGGATCGGTGCATTGACGCTGATCGGCCTGCAGGCGCTGGATATTCATGCGGTGAACGCGAGCTGGATCGCAATGGCCGTGGTTCTGGCATTGCGCCTCGCTGCCATGCGCTACCACCTGACCTTGCCGGCCTTCCGTCAGAAACTGGAAAACGCCGACTAA
- a CDS encoding Crp/Fnr family transcriptional regulator has translation MGLFSLVDRNKSIPTRAARACASGEAIYRSGCDGLAWRVRSGVVRLDALAASGESSFASLAIAGDIIGCESLLFGAYTFSASALTQCDLSPWPEGEVAAGESLLQSLAIAQKRAADVVALRGGEALARVVNLIRLLADASGSVVLPARQDMADITDLRFETISRIIKKLERAEVLAPRKISGVHATRSFSVNLDGLAAV, from the coding sequence ATGGGCCTGTTTTCACTGGTCGACCGTAACAAGAGTATTCCGACTCGCGCCGCGCGTGCCTGCGCTTCCGGTGAGGCGATCTATCGTTCCGGTTGCGACGGGTTGGCCTGGCGGGTACGGAGCGGCGTGGTCCGGCTTGATGCGCTCGCCGCTTCCGGGGAGTCCAGCTTTGCCAGCCTGGCGATTGCCGGCGACATCATCGGTTGCGAATCCCTGCTGTTCGGTGCCTACACTTTCAGTGCTTCGGCGCTGACGCAATGTGATCTTTCGCCCTGGCCGGAGGGGGAGGTGGCGGCCGGCGAGTCCTTGCTTCAGTCGCTGGCCATCGCCCAGAAGCGCGCCGCCGATGTCGTGGCCTTGCGCGGCGGCGAGGCGCTCGCCCGCGTCGTCAACCTGATTCGCCTGCTTGCCGATGCTTCCGGCAGTGTCGTTCTGCCGGCACGGCAGGATATGGCTGACATCACCGACCTGCGTTTCGAGACCATCTCGCGCATCATCAAGAAGCTGGAACGGGCCGAGGTACTGGCGCCGCGCAAAATCAGCGGCGTGCATGCGACGCGCAGCTTCAGCGTCAACCTGGATGGCCTAGCCGCGGTTTAG
- the mutS gene encoding DNA mismatch repair protein MutS, with translation MSKKETSSPAKDGISPMMRQYMGLKAAHAQDKLMFYRMGDFYELFFEDAEKAARLLDITLTTRGQSAGQPIKMCGVPFHAAEQYLARLVKMGESVVICEQIGDPATSKGPVERAVARIVTPGTLTDAALLDDRRDSWLLALCVHRNTVGLARLNLASGEFILTETGNEQLAATLERIRPAEILYPESWVPDVPLEGARTRQPDWYFEVDSAKRLLCDHFKVASLAGFGAEGLRPAVAAAGALLQYAQTTQAGNLPHLRALTVELEGAYLGLDTATRRNLELTETLRGQPSPTLFSLLDNCVTSMGARLLRHTLHHPLRERAIPAARHAAVEGLLEDYGRIAGEVRRELRGIGDIERIAGRIALKNARPRDLASLRDSLARLPALRAPLVEQPSPLLQQLCHEMQTPAAALDLLIRSIAAEPAAQIRDGGAIAPGYDAELDELRSLNDNCGAFLVDMEVRERERTGINSLKVEFNKVHGFYIEVTHANTDKIPDDYRRRQTLKNAERYITPELKAFEDKALSAQERSLAREKLLYEGILNELAPAIPTLQVIAGAVAQLDLLAGFADTALKRNWSRPEFADEIGLTVQAGRHPVVEAEMANSADTFIANDVLLAENRRLLLITGPNMGGKSTYMRQTALIALLAHIGCYVPAERVVLGPLDRIFTRIGASDDLASGRSTFMVEMTEAAAILHHATANSLVLMDEIGRGTSTFDGMSLAFAILRHLIDKNRCLTLFATHYFEMTRLSHEYSELANVHLDAVEHNDRIVFMHSVEEGPANQSYGIQVAALAGIPNAVVRAARKQLREFEQRATVDPLQPDLFAQGEPEPFEAEPHPVLEQLSGIDPDSLTPREALDALYALKKLLK, from the coding sequence ATGAGCAAAAAAGAGACCTCCAGCCCGGCCAAGGACGGCATTTCCCCGATGATGCGCCAGTACATGGGCCTCAAGGCGGCACACGCCCAGGACAAGCTGATGTTCTACCGGATGGGTGACTTCTACGAACTGTTCTTCGAGGATGCCGAAAAGGCGGCCCGCCTGCTCGACATCACACTGACGACGCGCGGCCAGTCGGCCGGGCAGCCGATCAAGATGTGCGGCGTGCCTTTCCACGCCGCCGAACAATACCTCGCCCGCCTGGTCAAGATGGGCGAATCGGTGGTGATCTGCGAGCAGATCGGTGACCCCGCGACCAGCAAGGGCCCGGTCGAGCGCGCCGTGGCGCGCATCGTCACGCCCGGCACGCTGACCGATGCGGCGTTGCTTGACGATCGCCGCGACAGCTGGCTGCTGGCGCTGTGCGTGCACCGCAACACCGTCGGCCTGGCCCGTCTCAACCTGGCGAGCGGCGAATTCATTCTGACCGAAACCGGCAACGAGCAACTGGCGGCAACGCTGGAACGCATCCGCCCGGCGGAAATTCTTTACCCGGAAAGCTGGGTCCCGGACGTGCCGCTCGAAGGTGCCCGCACCCGCCAGCCGGACTGGTATTTCGAGGTCGACTCGGCGAAGCGCCTGCTCTGCGATCATTTCAAGGTCGCCTCGCTGGCCGGCTTCGGCGCCGAAGGCCTGCGCCCGGCCGTGGCCGCGGCCGGTGCCCTGCTGCAATACGCGCAGACGACGCAGGCCGGCAATTTGCCGCATTTGCGGGCGTTGACCGTTGAGCTCGAAGGCGCCTACCTCGGCCTCGACACCGCCACCCGGCGCAACCTGGAACTGACCGAAACCCTGCGCGGCCAGCCTTCGCCGACGCTTTTTTCGCTGCTCGACAATTGCGTCACCAGCATGGGTGCCCGCCTGCTGCGCCACACCCTGCATCATCCGCTGCGCGAACGGGCAATTCCCGCCGCCCGCCATGCCGCCGTCGAGGGTCTGCTCGAGGATTACGGCCGGATCGCCGGCGAGGTGCGCCGCGAACTGCGCGGTATCGGCGACATCGAGCGCATCGCCGGCCGCATCGCGTTGAAGAATGCCCGGCCGCGCGACCTCGCCAGCCTGCGCGACTCGCTGGCCCGCCTGCCGGCACTGCGCGCACCGCTCGTCGAACAGCCTTCGCCACTACTGCAACAGCTTTGCCACGAAATGCAGACGCCGGCCGCGGCGCTCGATCTACTGATCCGCTCGATCGCCGCCGAGCCGGCTGCCCAGATTCGCGACGGCGGCGCCATCGCGCCGGGCTACGACGCCGAACTCGACGAACTGCGCTCGCTCAACGACAACTGCGGCGCCTTTCTCGTCGACATGGAAGTGCGCGAGCGTGAACGTACCGGCATCAACAGCCTCAAGGTCGAATTCAACAAGGTGCATGGCTTCTACATTGAAGTCACCCACGCCAATACCGACAAGATTCCCGACGACTACCGCCGGCGCCAGACGCTGAAGAATGCCGAGCGCTACATCACGCCGGAACTGAAGGCTTTCGAAGACAAGGCGCTGTCCGCCCAGGAACGCTCGCTGGCCCGCGAGAAGCTGCTCTACGAGGGCATCCTCAACGAACTCGCACCGGCCATCCCGACCTTGCAGGTCATCGCCGGCGCCGTTGCCCAGCTCGACCTGCTGGCCGGCTTTGCCGACACGGCTTTGAAGCGCAACTGGAGCCGCCCGGAATTTGCCGATGAAATCGGGTTGACCGTGCAGGCCGGGCGCCACCCGGTGGTCGAGGCGGAAATGGCCAACAGCGCCGACACCTTCATCGCCAACGACGTGCTGCTTGCCGAAAACCGCCGCCTGCTGCTCATCACCGGCCCCAACATGGGCGGTAAATCGACCTACATGCGGCAGACGGCGCTGATCGCCCTGCTCGCCCACATCGGCTGCTACGTGCCGGCCGAACGTGTCGTGCTCGGACCGCTCGACCGCATCTTCACGCGCATCGGCGCTTCCGACGACCTGGCTTCCGGGCGTTCGACCTTCATGGTCGAAATGACCGAAGCCGCGGCCATCCTGCACCACGCCACCGCCAACAGCCTGGTGCTGATGGACGAGATCGGGCGCGGCACCTCGACCTTTGACGGCATGTCGCTGGCCTTCGCGATCCTGCGCCACCTGATCGACAAGAACCGCTGCCTGACGCTGTTCGCCACGCATTATTTCGAGATGACGCGGCTCTCGCACGAATACAGCGAACTGGCCAACGTGCACCTCGACGCCGTCGAGCACAACGACCGCATCGTCTTCATGCACTCGGTCGAGGAAGGCCCGGCCAACCAGAGTTATGGGATCCAGGTCGCGGCCCTGGCCGGCATCCCGAATGCCGTGGTGCGCGCCGCCCGCAAGCAGTTGCGCGAATTCGAGCAGCGCGCGACGGTCGACCCGCTGCAACCGGATCTTTTCGCTCAGGGCGAGCCTGAGCCATTTGAAGCGGAGCCGCATCCGGTGCTCGAACAACTCTCCGGCATCGATCCCGACAGCCTGACGCCGCGCGAGGCGCTCGACGCCTTGTACGCCCTGAAGAAGCTGCTCAAGTGA